In one window of Prevotella fusca JCM 17724 DNA:
- the kdsA gene encoding 3-deoxy-8-phosphooctulonate synthase: MMNKPTFIAGPCVIENSELLSTVAEELVRLNRKYDIDIIFKASFDKANRTSIHSFRGPGLEKGLSMLQAVKEKYGLRLLTDIHESCQAEAVGKVVDVIQIPAFLCRQTDLLVAAAKTGRTVNIKKAQFLSGRDMRYPVQKCLESGAKEVWLTERGNSFGYNNLVVDFRNIPDMKEIVPDVIMDCTHSVQRPSAGDGKTVGDRKFVPSMALAAKAFGATGYFFEVHPDPDAGLSDAANMLELDKLDELIGKLV; encoded by the coding sequence ATGATGAATAAACCTACTTTCATTGCAGGTCCCTGTGTTATAGAAAACTCAGAACTGCTCAGCACCGTTGCGGAAGAATTGGTAAGGCTGAATAGGAAATATGATATTGATATCATTTTCAAGGCAAGTTTTGATAAAGCTAACCGTACGAGCATACACTCTTTCCGTGGTCCGGGACTTGAAAAAGGCCTTTCTATGTTGCAGGCTGTCAAGGAAAAGTATGGACTGAGACTGCTGACAGACATTCACGAGAGCTGTCAGGCAGAGGCTGTCGGCAAGGTTGTTGATGTCATCCAGATACCGGCTTTTCTTTGTCGGCAGACCGACTTGTTGGTTGCTGCTGCAAAGACAGGCAGGACTGTTAATATCAAGAAAGCACAGTTCCTGAGTGGCAGGGATATGCGTTACCCTGTACAGAAATGTCTGGAAAGTGGAGCAAAGGAAGTTTGGCTGACTGAGCGTGGAAATAGTTTTGGCTATAATAATCTTGTTGTTGACTTCCGCAATATCCCAGACATGAAGGAAATAGTCCCTGATGTAATAATGGATTGTACACACAGCGTACAGCGTCCAAGCGCAGGAGACGGCAAGACGGTTGGTGACCGTAAGTTTGTTCCTTCGATGGCATTGGCTGCCAAGGCATTCGGTGCAACGGGCTATTTCTTTGAAGTACACCCTGACCCGGATGCAGGACTGTCGGATGCTGCCAATATGCTGGAACTTGATAAGTTAGACGAATTAATAGGAAAACTGGTATGA
- a CDS encoding outer membrane beta-barrel protein: protein MKKILMSLAVAFIALAANAQVYVGGSVGISNSKMGDADEVTTYQFLPEVGFNLDENWAIGTVIGWGKGNPVDIVAAEKVNNYFQIDPYVRYTFVRTKYVNAFIDGGVDYKRYRGGDDIWQLGLKPGLAVNLSPKVSFVTHFGFAGWASAKAKGADKDNHAWGASLNGNNITFGVYYNF, encoded by the coding sequence ATGAAAAAGATTTTAATGTCACTTGCTGTTGCATTCATTGCACTTGCTGCTAATGCACAGGTTTATGTTGGTGGTAGCGTTGGTATTTCTAACTCTAAGATGGGTGATGCTGACGAAGTTACAACTTATCAGTTCCTCCCTGAAGTTGGTTTCAACCTTGACGAAAACTGGGCAATCGGTACAGTAATTGGTTGGGGCAAGGGTAACCCTGTTGATATTGTAGCAGCAGAAAAAGTAAACAACTATTTCCAGATTGACCCATACGTTCGTTACACTTTCGTTCGTACTAAGTATGTAAACGCTTTCATTGATGGTGGTGTTGATTATAAGCGTTACAGAGGTGGCGATGATATATGGCAACTTGGTTTGAAGCCAGGTCTTGCAGTAAACCTTAGCCCGAAGGTTAGCTTTGTTACCCACTTCGGTTTCGCAGGTTGGGCTTCTGCAAAGGCAAAAGGTGCTGACAAGGACAATCACGCTTGGGGTGCAAGCCTTAATGGCAACAATATCACATTCGGTGTTTACTACAACTTCTAA
- a CDS encoding MATE family efflux transporter: protein MSYQFSKYETHYRNLTYLGVPIIIGQLGNLILNFADTLMIGRHSTNELAAAAFVNNMFTLVIIFAIGFTYAITALVGTLYGQEKTHRIGELMKSAVSANTCMAIFLSVIMIILYLNVHRLGQPEELLSLIRPYFLIQLVSLPFVCWFNTFRQFTDGITDTRVAMWVLIGGNVMNIFGNWVLIYGHFGMTELGLIGAGLSTMISRIIMAAVMVGIFFFGKKYREYKKGWSLGRIKYADFKEIIVLGIPLALQMGMETAAFSLSSLMVGWFGTESLAAHQVMLTISQLGYMIYYGLAAAVAVRISNFMGQRDYTAVRRTATAGIHLVFLLATLTCTPVFIFRHVIGGLFTDNATVVSMVSMTIIPFMIYQFGDGMQCNYANAMRGTANVRPLIWIAFIAYFVVSLPLGYLFGVVMGYQLIGVWYGFPFGLTIAGILYYIYYQKGLRKIEASSK, encoded by the coding sequence ATGTCATATCAATTTTCAAAATACGAAACACACTATCGAAACCTCACTTATTTAGGCGTCCCAATCATCATCGGACAATTAGGAAATCTCATTCTTAACTTTGCCGATACGCTCATGATTGGTCGCCACAGCACGAATGAATTGGCGGCGGCGGCATTTGTCAACAACATGTTTACGCTGGTTATAATCTTTGCCATCGGCTTTACTTACGCTATCACGGCACTTGTCGGCACGCTTTATGGGCAGGAAAAGACACATCGTATCGGAGAGTTGATGAAGAGTGCGGTGTCTGCAAATACCTGTATGGCGATATTCCTGTCAGTAATCATGATTATCCTATACTTGAATGTTCACCGATTAGGGCAGCCGGAAGAGCTGTTGTCACTCATCCGTCCTTATTTTCTTATCCAGCTTGTATCCCTGCCTTTCGTCTGCTGGTTCAACACCTTCCGTCAGTTTACGGACGGAATTACCGACACAAGGGTGGCAATGTGGGTGCTCATTGGTGGTAATGTGATGAATATCTTTGGCAACTGGGTACTCATCTATGGTCATTTTGGAATGACAGAGTTGGGGTTGATAGGTGCAGGTCTTTCCACCATGATTTCACGTATCATAATGGCAGCAGTAATGGTTGGCATTTTCTTTTTCGGGAAGAAGTATAGAGAATACAAAAAAGGGTGGAGTCTGGGACGAATAAAGTATGCTGATTTTAAAGAGATAATAGTCCTTGGAATTCCTTTGGCATTGCAGATGGGAATGGAAACAGCAGCCTTCAGCCTTTCAAGTCTGATGGTTGGGTGGTTCGGAACAGAATCATTGGCAGCCCATCAGGTCATGCTGACCATCTCACAGCTTGGCTATATGATTTACTACGGCTTGGCTGCAGCAGTGGCAGTACGCATCAGTAACTTTATGGGACAGCGTGACTACACCGCTGTAAGACGTACGGCAACAGCTGGAATCCATCTTGTCTTTTTGCTTGCAACATTGACCTGCACGCCGGTTTTCATCTTCCGTCATGTTATCGGCGGACTGTTCACTGACAATGCAACCGTTGTTTCAATGGTTTCCATGACGATTATTCCATTTATGATTTATCAGTTTGGAGACGGAATGCAGTGTAATTACGCCAATGCTATGCGTGGCACAGCCAACGTACGTCCCCTTATCTGGATTGCATTCATAGCCTACTTTGTCGTGTCCTTGCCCTTGGGCTATCTCTTCGGGGTTGTCATGGGGTATCAGCTGATAGGTGTCTGGTATGGCTTCCCCTTTGGTCTTACAATAGCAGGAATACTTTATTACATCTACTATCAGAAGGGACTAAGGAAGATAGAAGCATCATCAAAATAA
- a CDS encoding NADP-specific glutamate dehydrogenase: MKATEVVERLKQRFPNEPEYIQAVSQVLTTIEDEYNRHPGFDQVNLIERLCVPDRIIKFRVNWIDDKGNVQTNMGYRIQHNNAIGPYKGGLRFHASVNESILKFLAFEQTFKNSLTTLPMGGAKGGSDFSPRGKSNAEVMRFCQAFMRELWNYIGPDCDVPAGDIGVGGREVGYMFGQYKKLTNQFVGILTGKGQEFGGSLIRPEATGYGNVYFLLNMLKTRNIDLKGKTVLVSGSGNVAQYTMQKLLQLGAKPVTCSDSDGYIYDPDGIDEEKLAYIMELKNIERGRIREYAEKYNAKYVPGAKPWSEKADIATPCATQNEINGEAAAELVKNGVIAVTEGANMPSTPEAVKIFQEAKVLYCPGKASNAGGVAVSGLEMSQNSGRLKWSREEVDKKLLQIMDDIHANCVKYGTEADGYINYVKGANVAGFIKVAKAMTAQGVI, from the coding sequence ATGAAAGCAACAGAAGTCGTAGAGAGATTAAAACAGCGTTTCCCGAATGAACCGGAGTATATTCAGGCAGTGTCACAGGTATTGACCACCATCGAGGATGAATACAACAGGCATCCTGGATTTGACCAGGTCAATCTCATTGAACGACTCTGTGTACCAGACAGAATCATCAAGTTCCGGGTAAACTGGATTGACGACAAGGGAAACGTACAAACCAATATGGGCTATCGTATCCAACACAATAACGCCATCGGTCCATACAAGGGTGGACTTCGTTTCCATGCTTCTGTCAACGAGTCTATTCTCAAGTTCCTTGCCTTTGAGCAGACCTTCAAGAACTCCCTGACTACTCTGCCCATGGGTGGTGCTAAAGGCGGCTCCGACTTCTCGCCCCGTGGCAAGTCAAATGCCGAAGTCATGCGTTTCTGTCAGGCATTCATGAGAGAACTATGGAACTATATTGGTCCCGACTGTGATGTACCTGCCGGCGACATCGGTGTGGGTGGACGTGAAGTAGGTTATATGTTCGGACAATACAAGAAGCTGACAAACCAGTTTGTAGGCATTCTTACGGGTAAAGGACAGGAATTCGGCGGCTCGCTCATCCGTCCTGAAGCGACAGGATATGGCAATGTCTATTTCCTGCTGAATATGCTCAAGACACGTAATATCGACCTCAAAGGCAAGACGGTTCTCGTGTCTGGTTCTGGCAATGTAGCCCAATACACAATGCAGAAACTACTGCAACTTGGAGCAAAGCCTGTCACCTGCTCCGACTCTGATGGCTACATCTACGACCCGGATGGTATAGATGAGGAGAAACTCGCCTATATCATGGAACTGAAGAACATTGAACGTGGACGCATACGTGAATATGCTGAGAAATACAATGCCAAGTATGTGCCCGGAGCAAAGCCTTGGTCTGAGAAGGCTGACATTGCAACTCCATGTGCCACACAGAACGAAATCAACGGAGAAGCTGCAGCTGAACTTGTAAAGAACGGTGTCATTGCCGTTACGGAAGGTGCCAATATGCCATCGACCCCTGAGGCTGTAAAGATATTCCAAGAGGCAAAGGTGCTCTATTGTCCGGGTAAAGCCAGCAATGCCGGTGGCGTAGCGGTATCAGGACTTGAGATGAGTCAGAACTCCGGAAGACTGAAATGGAGCCGTGAAGAAGTGGATAAGAAACTCCTGCAGATTATGGATGACATCCATGCTAACTGTGTAAAATACGGCACTGAAGCTGATGGATACATCAATTATGTGAAAGGTGCCAATGTTGCAGGCTTCATCAAGGTTGCCAAGGCTATGACGGCACAAGGAGTTATTTAG
- the pncB gene encoding nicotinate phosphoribosyltransferase, translated as MRQIINHFTDDDLYKLTMCCAVIDNYPRAQVCYHFVDRDDTVYPEGFAREVEHQIELLESVVITDEEISFLRQKCYYLPEWFLTYLRGFRFSREWVKVWQNEQGHLNIEFEGLWADTILLEVKVLAIISELFYMFNHQAQEFDYKELYEKTYHKAERLLEAGCIFSDFGTRRRASLVAEETAVRAMKDCYDSREWKGRFVGTSNIHLAMKYDLTPVGTMAHEFICAIGGMFGPQMANYMAMEAWRKTYRGALGTYLYDSFGWEIFSYNFSEDFANQFKGLRVDSGDNYEQLEKIIAKYESLGIDAHDKQVLFSNALDTDKAIEIQHYAESRVKPSFGIGTHFTNDFPHVKPMNIVIKLVAVKITESWPFYNDTCKISEDKGKHTGKPEVIQRFMEAIHYKE; from the coding sequence ATGAGACAAATCATTAATCACTTCACTGACGATGACCTTTACAAGCTGACAATGTGCTGTGCCGTCATAGACAATTATCCTCGTGCACAGGTATGCTATCATTTTGTCGACCGTGATGATACAGTCTATCCGGAAGGCTTTGCCCGTGAAGTTGAACACCAGATTGAGTTGTTGGAATCGGTTGTTATTACCGACGAAGAGATAAGTTTCCTTCGCCAGAAGTGCTATTATCTGCCAGAATGGTTCCTCACTTATCTCCGTGGATTCCGTTTCTCACGAGAGTGGGTGAAGGTGTGGCAGAATGAACAGGGACATCTTAATATCGAGTTTGAAGGATTATGGGCTGATACAATTCTGCTTGAAGTTAAGGTTCTGGCAATCATTTCAGAGCTGTTTTATATGTTTAATCATCAGGCACAGGAATTTGATTACAAGGAACTTTACGAGAAAACCTATCATAAGGCAGAACGCCTGCTCGAGGCTGGCTGCATATTCTCAGACTTCGGTACACGCCGCCGTGCAAGTCTGGTAGCTGAAGAAACGGCTGTGCGTGCAATGAAGGACTGTTATGACAGCCGGGAATGGAAGGGACGTTTTGTCGGTACGAGCAATATCCACCTTGCCATGAAGTATGACCTTACACCTGTCGGTACGATGGCGCATGAGTTCATCTGTGCTATTGGCGGAATGTTCGGTCCACAGATGGCAAACTACATGGCGATGGAAGCATGGCGCAAGACTTATCGAGGGGCACTGGGAACTTACCTCTATGACTCCTTCGGTTGGGAAATCTTCTCTTATAACTTCTCTGAGGACTTTGCCAATCAGTTCAAGGGACTGCGTGTAGATTCGGGAGATAATTACGAACAGTTAGAGAAAATTATTGCCAAGTATGAGTCTCTCGGTATTGATGCGCATGACAAGCAGGTGCTCTTCTCAAATGCGTTGGATACGGATAAGGCTATTGAAATACAACACTATGCTGAAAGCCGTGTGAAACCTTCATTTGGCATAGGCACACATTTCACCAATGACTTCCCTCATGTGAAGCCTATGAATATTGTTATAAAACTGGTTGCGGTGAAGATCACGGAGTCATGGCCTTTCTATAACGATACTTGTAAGATTTCAGAGGACAAGGGCAAGCATACGGGTAAACCGGAAGTTATCCAGAGATTTATGGAGGCTATACATTATAAGGAGTGA
- a CDS encoding phospholipase D-like domain-containing protein, which produces MNYIKRNAITVVMALCCTFLPVQLSAQSNTRDSVSQGQKEIETRADSMIVYQLRGKGVHFSHNNSVILLASGQEKFDDLFKAIDQAKSSIHLEYFNFRNDSINEELVRHLAAKAKEGVEVRAVFDGFGNASNNRPMKKRHLKAIREKGIEIHEFKPMEFPWLHDIFNRDHRKIVVIDGKVAYTGGMNVADYYINGTEVVGSWHDMHCRIEGDEVNTLQNIFLRMWFLASGQEIHGAKYYRGVSNADYIKGLKPDTCRSAGKKMVGIINREPHTTKDIIRYFYLNAINDAKDSIKVINPYFTLTRTLKKAFRKAVKRGVKVEILLSVKSDIPLTPDCGFYNAHQLMKDGCTIWMYEPGFHHTKIIMVDGQFCTVGSANLNSRSLRWDREENAVIIDACTTHELNELFDAQKKDSFKLTEEKWRKWRTPWQRFRGWFAHLLSPFL; this is translated from the coding sequence ATGAATTATATAAAAAGAAACGCCATCACGGTTGTGATGGCGTTATGTTGCACATTCTTACCTGTTCAACTTTCTGCGCAAAGCAACACAAGGGATTCTGTTTCACAAGGCCAAAAAGAAATAGAAACAAGAGCTGATTCAATGATTGTTTATCAGCTTCGTGGGAAAGGTGTGCACTTCTCTCATAACAATTCCGTTATCTTACTTGCGAGCGGACAGGAAAAGTTTGATGATCTTTTCAAGGCTATTGACCAGGCTAAGTCGAGTATTCATCTGGAATACTTCAACTTCCGCAACGACTCAATCAACGAGGAACTTGTACGTCATCTGGCTGCAAAGGCAAAGGAAGGTGTTGAGGTGAGAGCTGTCTTTGACGGTTTTGGTAATGCAAGCAATAACCGTCCGATGAAGAAACGACACCTGAAGGCAATCCGGGAAAAGGGAATAGAGATTCATGAGTTCAAGCCTATGGAGTTCCCCTGGCTGCACGATATATTCAATCGTGACCACCGCAAGATTGTCGTTATTGATGGAAAAGTGGCTTATACAGGTGGGATGAACGTTGCAGACTACTATATTAATGGTACAGAAGTAGTGGGGTCATGGCACGACATGCACTGCAGAATCGAGGGAGATGAAGTCAACACATTACAGAATATATTTCTTCGGATGTGGTTTCTGGCTTCAGGACAAGAGATACATGGGGCAAAGTACTATCGTGGTGTATCCAATGCTGATTATATCAAAGGACTCAAGCCAGACACCTGTAGGAGTGCCGGAAAGAAGATGGTGGGTATCATCAATCGTGAACCGCATACTACGAAAGATATTATCCGGTATTTCTATCTCAATGCTATAAACGATGCAAAGGATAGCATAAAGGTCATCAATCCTTATTTTACCCTGACACGTACCTTGAAAAAGGCTTTCAGAAAGGCTGTAAAAAGGGGTGTGAAAGTGGAAATCCTGCTCAGCGTGAAGAGTGATATTCCTCTGACACCCGACTGTGGTTTCTATAATGCACACCAGTTGATGAAGGACGGCTGTACGATATGGATGTATGAACCGGGCTTCCATCACACGAAAATCATTATGGTAGACGGACAGTTCTGCACCGTCGGTTCAGCTAATCTCAATTCAAGAAGTCTACGGTGGGACCGGGAAGAGAATGCTGTAATCATTGATGCCTGCACCACGCATGAACTGAACGAACTGTTTGATGCACAGAAGAAAGACAGCTTTAAACTTACTGAAGAGAAGTGGAGGAAATGGCGTACACCGTGGCAGCGTTTCCGTGGATGGTTTGCTCATCTGCTTTCACCGTTCCTATAG
- a CDS encoding KpsF/GutQ family sugar-phosphate isomerase, which produces MNEEEQRLKQVRTYAIQCIKEETDATLNLINQLDENFDKAVSLMFHCTGKIVVTGVGKSGNIGAKIAATLSSTGTPAFFVNPLDVYHGDLGVMTKDDVVLALSNSGQTDELLRFIPMVLHMNIPIIGMSANPDSLLAKYSTAHLKVWVEKEACPLNLAPTSSTTAALVMGDALAVALMCVRNFKPQDFAQFHPGGELGKRLLTTAQDVMRSDDLPVIPKEMHLGEAIIHVSKGKLGLGVSLDNGKVIGLITDGDIRRAMERWQAEFFDHTVSDIMTKEPKTVLPTTKITEIQQVMHRNKIHTVLVCDEERHFLGIVDHYSCML; this is translated from the coding sequence ATGAATGAAGAAGAACAAAGACTGAAACAGGTAAGAACCTACGCCATACAGTGTATTAAAGAAGAAACTGACGCTACGCTTAATCTGATTAACCAGTTAGATGAGAACTTTGACAAGGCTGTAAGCCTTATGTTCCATTGTACGGGCAAGATTGTCGTAACAGGTGTTGGCAAGAGCGGAAACATCGGAGCCAAGATTGCCGCAACACTGTCATCTACGGGCACACCTGCTTTCTTTGTCAATCCGCTGGATGTCTATCATGGTGACCTTGGTGTAATGACGAAGGACGATGTTGTCCTTGCATTATCCAATTCTGGTCAGACAGATGAATTGCTCCGCTTCATACCAATGGTGCTTCACATGAATATTCCTATCATCGGAATGAGTGCCAACCCTGACTCATTGTTGGCAAAATACTCCACTGCCCACTTGAAGGTATGGGTTGAGAAAGAAGCATGTCCATTGAACCTTGCACCGACAAGCTCAACTACCGCAGCACTTGTCATGGGTGACGCGCTGGCTGTTGCCCTTATGTGTGTCAGGAACTTCAAACCACAGGACTTCGCACAGTTCCATCCTGGTGGTGAACTGGGTAAACGCCTGCTGACAACAGCACAGGATGTAATGCGTTCAGACGACCTTCCTGTCATTCCAAAAGAGATGCACTTGGGTGAAGCCATCATTCATGTCAGCAAGGGCAAGTTAGGATTAGGCGTATCACTTGACAATGGAAAGGTCATTGGGCTGATAACTGATGGTGATATTCGCCGGGCTATGGAGCGTTGGCAGGCAGAGTTCTTTGATCATACGGTCAGCGATATTATGACAAAAGAACCAAAGACGGTCTTGCCTACAACGAAGATTACCGAGATACAGCAGGTTATGCACCGGAACAAGATACATACAGTATTGGTGTGTGATGAAGAAAGGCATTTCTTAGGTATTGTTGACCACTACAGTTGTATGCTGTAA